The Castanea sativa cultivar Marrone di Chiusa Pesio chromosome 11, ASM4071231v1 genome contains a region encoding:
- the LOC142617090 gene encoding glutathione S-transferase U19-like, which produces MAGKVVLLDFWPSLFGMRVRIALAEKGIKYENKEEDLSNKSPLLLEMNPVIKQIPVLIHNGKPVCESLIIVQYIDEVWNDKCPLLPSDPYQRAQARFWADFVDKKVYVASRKIWRPKKEEQEAGKKEFLETLKTMEGELGGKPYFGGETFGYVDLSLIPFYSWFHAYKVLDNLNIEAECPKIIAWAKRCMQKDAVAKTFHDPKKVLEFVAQTRKKYVTA; this is translated from the exons ATGGCGGGCAAGGTGGTTCTGTTGGATTTCTGGCCTAGCCTGTTTGGGATGAGGGTCAGGATTGCTCTGGCTGAGAAGGGTATCAAGTATGAGAACAAGGAAGAGGACTTGAGCAACAAGAGCCCTCTGCTTTTAGAGATGAACCCCGTTATCAAGCAGATCCCAGTTCTCATCCACAATGGGAAGCCTGTGTGTGAGTCCCTCATCATTGTTCAGTACATAGACGAGGTCTGGAATGATAAGTGTCCATTGTTGCCCTCTGATCCTTACCAGAGAGCTCAAGCCAGGTTCTGGGCTGACTTTGTTGATAAGAAG GTTTATGTAGCTTCAAGGAAGATATGGcgcccaaaaaaagaagagcaagAGGCAGGCAAGAAGGAATTCCTTGAAACCTTAAAGACAATGGAGGGGGAGCTTGGTGGCAAGCCTTACTTTGGGGGTGAAACATTTGGGTATGTGGACCTTTCTCTTATCCCCTTCTACAGCTGGTTCCATGCCTACAAGGTCTTAGACAATCTCAATATAGAGGCGGAGTGCCCCAAGATTATCGCGTGGGCTAAGAGGTGCATGCAGAAGGACGCTGTGGCCAAGACTTTTCATGACCCGAAGAAGGTTCTTGAGTTTGTTGCTCAGACAAGGAAAAAGTATGTTACGGCTTAG